The genomic region TGTAGAATTTATCAGCTCCTTTAAATATTGTGATATCATCGAGATTATTTTCGATAATGTATTGTACGAATTTCCTAAGGAATTCTTCGGAAAAATCTGAATGACTTATTATATTTCCATCAGAGTCATAAACTAATGCTCCGTTGGCATAAACACCAGGATAACCATTGTATCCTGTTTCACCCTGAAAGTTATCACCGACAACCTTCATTGCGCTACTAAGAACCCTACCTAAAATATCATATAAAAACATAGAAACACACCTGTACAGAAAAAGGGAACTATATTATTCTGTTTTAGATTTTTAAAAGCCTCGACGTTATTCTTGAATTTTTCAGGATCTTCTACATAAAATGTACCATCAATATCAACCCCTAAGTATTTTTTCACCTCAGAGGGATTATTTTGCTCcatttttgaaaattttttatattacatacGGTACCACATTGCATGTGTACACATCTGCCACTCTATTCGTCCAGTAGTACTGGTATATTTCGAGATGGTTTTTtagataaatattttagaatattatacaaaatttttaatgtgtatgtgtaaaataaaatctgtgttaaataaaatccaataaatatatagtgTCCTTAATGATTCATGTCACTGGCGGCGGAATCAAAGTACACAAGAATAAactacaattaatatataatctaTCTATACAggtattataaaataatttatggCATTAAGTGAGAGTATTGAAAATTACTGCATTTGGAACAATATGTTACATGtgaaatgttaaattttaaattttaaatttaaattttaaattttaaaacctAATTTCGGAATATTGTACACTTAATTCTACAAATTCTATTGAGTTGTAATGAAAGTGATACTAAATAGGTAACCTTAATTTTGGTCACCGTACAGGAGATTTACTACCTTTTCAAAGGCACACTCGTCATGTTTTAGATCCAACACCCACTTGGCATTATTCTTAATCTCATCTTTGGCATCGGCAACAGCAAACGACATTATATCGGGCAAGGACATGACTGATAAATCATTCATGTCGTTACCGATGTATGCACATTCACTTATTTTACCATCCCAGCgttcaattaattttttaaggGACAAATCTTTCAACGATAGTTCAGGGAATATAACGTTAACTTTCGCCTCatcaaattttacaaaatctGTACCCTCAGTTAACCCTTCAACTTCtatattgatttttttaattctaatacCAGTTATAtccaaattttttaattctgaATCGGATTTAACAATTGGTGTTAGATTTAGTGTTAATTCATCTTTAGGTTCCAATGAAGCTTCAAGAGAATATATATCCACAACACCAAAAAACACCACATGACTTCTGTAGTTTTTGTCATTTACGAACTTTATGAATTTTTCTATGAAATCGCTTTTGAAGACCGATttatgtattaaaattccATAATTGTCGTAAATTATGGACCCATTGGAATATATGCCTGGGAGTAAATTGTAAGCGGCTTCCCTTTGAAAATCTGCACCAAACTTATTTTTGATGGCATTGAAGCTCGTCCCTGAAAAGATAGATGAACAGAATGTAAAATGATTATTTAGTAAATACATTTGAACtatgaataatttgagTGTCAAATACCTGTACAAAAAAAGGCGATAACATTCTTTTCTTTTAAAAGCTTTAGTGCTGCGAtatttcttttaaattttgtttcATCCTTTATAAAGAATGTGCCATCAACATCAATGGCAAAATATTTAGGGAGTGTAGTTGGTTTAGTGAAATTAGATATAGGTTCAGAGAGAACATTGCTGAAGAAGGTACCAAGGAAGATGACGAACACTAACAACGATCTGGAGCGAGCCttaaatttcataatttatcCTTAGGATAGAATAGTTTATATTGTTAAAGGGCATAAAGCCCTAATTATTACGGGTGTTGGCTGGATTCATCCAATAAATAAAGTGGCAAAATGTGCAATGGGGATACAAGTGAAAATCTATgttaacaaattaatttaaacaaatttgaatttttagaaaaaacaaaaaaatttatgaCTTTATTTAAAGAGCCTATTTGAGGCACTACATTAAAACAATTGTCAACTTTCAAACACTCCACATTtccaattttaaatttgtgaCGTTATATCATAACTGTCAAAGtcaaaatgttaaaattaaaacacTGTTAAATTTTGAGTAATTTTACGTTGGATTCACTTAAAATTGTGACTAAATTGGTCCTATCAATTTGGGTTGTGAGATTTAATCATCATACAGTAGTTTTACTACCTTTTCAAAGGCGCATTCATCATGTTTTTCTTCTAACACCCATTTTGCTTTAGTTTTAACCTCATCTTTGGCATCAGCAACTGCAAATGAAAGATAACAGTACTCCATAGGTTCAATATCATTCAAATCATCACCTATGAATGCACACTCATTTTCGTTAGAGCCAAGATGTTCTAACAGTTTTTTAAGACCTGCTtttttgttgtttttgGAAGGTGTTATACTTGTTATAGCGTGACTTGTGTATACAACCGAATGTACTTCTTTCATATGCTCACAATCACTCAAATCATCTTTGAATACTGTCATTGATATTATATCCTTAGAATTTAATTCTTCGAGAGTTACAACAGCTGGAACTGTTATAGAACAAGATCTAATAGCTTGCATTCCTTCAGTATATATTTCTTCTAATGAAAAGGTGGCTTCAAtggtataataaaaaactTTATTCACAAGGCCTTTATCACTGAAgtatttaacaaatttcCCAATGAGTTCTTTTGTAAACTTGCTCACGAACAGCAAATTTCCATCCGAACCATAAATCAATGCCCCATTCAGGTATAAGCCAGGAAAGCCTTGGTATCCTGTTTCGTTAAAAAAAGAGTCTCCAATTAGTCTCTTAGTACATACTAGATCACGTCCTAagttaattaatgattattatttccgagggattaaataaattagaataaaAGATAGGTAATTCGGCAGTACAATAATAGAATAGTTAGGtaaaatgatgaaaagCTTGTTACCTGTACAGAAGAAAGGTGTAACGTTCTTTTCttttagttttttaaaCGCTTCTACGTTATTTTGGAATTTTGTTTGATCCTTTATGAAGAATGTACCATCGACATCAATTGCAAAATATTTAGGAAGTGTAGTTGGCTTAGTGAAATCTGAGATAGGTGCTGATAGAGAATTTCTCCAATAGATTATTAAGATTATAAGATTTAAAAGTATTTTAGGCATCAATAATGCCTTGTatgtttaattaaaatccatatccattatatatttattaaatattaaaaaaatatatgaGAATGCGCCTACATTTATAATAAGATTAaccaaaaataaataatatacaaaataagattcaaattagtaaaacatttaaaatatatttctaAACAGATCAATTTATAGTGATACTGAGTAGTGGGCTGTACATAACACACCtacaataaatttgaaaagattagattaattttttaaaaaatgtaataataactaaatttaatttaattgatatGTAGTTTTATGAACCTTCATCCCATTTGTCGACATATCTACACATTTCATCCAACCAACACATTTGACGTTATTTTCgattatattatttttatttcatcAAAAACCAGATGAAATTATGCatgttaatatttcttACTACCATTCTTAATTCAGTACCATCTAgttgtaaaatattgttGAATTCCGGACTTGTTACCAGTCAGTGCTATGAAGATTCCCAAAATATGAACAATCAAATAGTGGATTCTAATCAACCCTTACGAGAAAATTCCAATTTGCCTCAAATAACCAATAACATCCCACACATCGACTTCAAATTATGTTCTTATGTATTCGGTATGGtatatacctaaataactatttaaatataGGAACATATCTATGTCAAGCGTTGTTTCTCAACGGATTGTTCTTTCTACTAACCAATTTATCGCAGAAGATGCAGAAGGAGTTGGGGATTGACACAGCTTCTATTTTATCAGGAAGAATGTCAGGAATCGTGACTGTTACAGTCGGAAGTTATGTATCATATAAATTGTCGGAGTTTTTGTTGGATGTAATTCTATCGCTTTTCAAAGCACATGGTGTAGCAATTAAACTAAAGGGTATAATAAATCCCTGCAATACTAAACTCGCTTGTATAAGAGTACCGCTGCTTGTTTTTTATAAGTGCTcaaaatatttacacaACCAAATCCCACTAACCATGGGTTCATTGGACATATACgtaaagaataaaatacTGAAAAGAGATAAGGAAGCGGACGAAGTCGATGAAAATGTAAAGATTTTAGTGAAATCAAAGAGAGAAACCAAAAAGAAACTCATTAGAGAATTTGCAGTGATTTCTACATATAGTCTGGCAACTTTCGCACTTCTCGGAGGAAAGTTAGGTCATACtagtattatttaattttaatcagGCTGCATTCATTCACGCCAAGTGAACTATCGCATCCAGGAGCATACTCTGTCCCGAAATTGTCATTAGAGGCGGATGGATATAGTTATGCAACGAAATCACAAAGAAATATAATTCAAATTCTAGGTAAAAAATACGGATGCCATACATGTGGTTTGATTTCGGATTCAGAAAGATATATAGCGGATCATCAGCCTCCATCAGGTGTAATAAAAAGGAGACTCAAAGGGAAATATATATCGTTCCTACTGAGAAACTACATTATCCCTATCCAGCTTGTTAAGCCAAAACAACATTTTTATCCTCAGTGTAACAAGTGTTCACTTAAACAATCAAAGGCTGTAGCGAATAACAAGTTTGATAACTATAACTAATACACATTCAGACGAGTGAGCATTACACATTATGGAAGACTGAgaaattatcatttatgCCCTACTGCATTTTTCGTGTCAAGGTTCCTTTCAAAACCATgaaattctaataatttttagggTTATATTTGATACCAAGTGGTCGAGGTTACGCAGGAAGGTCAAATGACTTTCGGTGGGGGTGTTTTGTTCCATAATTCctgattaaaattataatatagaaaatgaaatatatttattttg from Theileria annulata chromosome 1, complete sequence, *** SEQUENCING IN PROGRESS *** harbors:
- a CDS encoding uncharacterized protein (Tap821d03.p1c.cand.64 - score = 23.63;~1 probable transmembrane helix predicted for TA16220 by TMHMM2.0 at aa 7-29;~Signal peptide predicted for TA16220 by SignalP 2.0 HMM (Signal peptide probability 0.992, signal anchor probability 0.008) with cleavage site probability 0.977 between residues 26 and 27), which produces MKFKARSRSLLVFVIFLGTFFSNVLSEPISNFTKPTTLPKYFAIDVDGTFFIKDETKFKRNIAALKLLKEKNVIAFFCTVQMYLLNNHFTFCSSIFSGTSFNAIKNKFGADFQREAAYNLLPGIYSNGSIIYDNYGILIHKSVFKSDFIEKFIKFVNDKNYRSHVVFFGVVDIYSLEASLEPKDELTLNLTPIVKSDSELKNLDITGIRIKKINIEVEGLTEGTDFVKFDEAKVNVIFPELSLKDLSLKKLIERWDGKISECAYIGNDMNDLSVMSLPDIMSFAVADAKDEIKNNAKWVLDLKHDECAFEKVVNLLYGDQN
- a CDS encoding haloacid dehalogenase-like family hydrolase, putative (Tap821d03.p1c.cand.63 - score = 19.62;~SMART pfam:Hydrolase (PF00702) at aa 33-267, E()=1.20e-02;~Signal peptide predicted for TA16215 by SignalP 2.0 HMM (Signal peptide probability 0.985, signal anchor probability 0.000) with cleavage site probability 0.934 between residues 20 and 21), which codes for MPKILLNLIILIIYWRNSLSAPISDFTKPTTLPKYFAIDVDGTFFIKDQTKFQNNVEAFKKLKEKNVTPFFCTGRDLVCTKRLIGDSFFNETGYQGFPGLYLNGALIYGSDGNLLFVSKFTKELIGKFVKYFSDKGLVNKVFYYTIEATFSLEEIYTEGMQAIRSCSITVPAVVTLEELNSKDIISMTVFKDDLSDCEHMKEVHSVVYTSHAITSITPSKNNKKAGLKKLLEHLGSNENECAFIGDDLNDIEPMEYCYLSFAVADAKDEVKTKAKWVLEEKHDECAFEKVVKLLYDD
- a CDS encoding uncharacterized protein (SMART 1 transmembrane domain at aa 91-113;~1 probable transmembrane helix predicted for TA16210 by TMHMM2.0 at aa 91-113;~GPI-Anchor Signal predicted for TA16210 by DGPI v2.04, no cleavage site predicted), whose translation is MNLHPICRHIYTFHPTNTFDMKLCMLIFLTTILNSVPSSCKILLNSGLVTSQCYEDSQNMNNQIVDSNQPLRENSNLPQITNNIPHIDFKLCSYVFGTYLCQALFLNGLFFLLTNLSQKMQKELGIDTASILSGRMSGIVTVTVGSYVSYKLSEFLLDVILSLFKAHGVAIKLKGIINPCNTKLACIRVPLLVFYKCSKYLHNQIPLTMGSLDIYVKNKILKRDKEADEVDENVKILVKSKRETKKKLIREFAVISTYSLATFALLGGKLHSFTPSELSHPGAYSVPKLSLEADGYSYATKSQRNIIQILGKKYGCHTCGLISDSERYIADHQPPSGVIKRRLKGKYISFLLRNYIIPIQLVKPKQHFYPQCNKCSLKQSKAVANNKRVSITHYGRLRNYHLCPTAFFVSRFLSKP